ACACCTATAGGCTATTTATTTCTAGCTTGAGATAGTAGTGATGTcatgtgctattttttttatacatttcttgtCTTACAGTGTTTAAATCTCATAGCAATTCACTTTAAAATCACCTCTACAAAAATGTCTCTCCAGGAGATCTTTAAGTGAAGTTTGagatttttcacagtttttgtgAGCACGAAAAATCCCGAGGTTTAGATGAGGATATGAAAGACCAGGGGTGAGGGGAAAGAGGGAAGAGAGAATGCTAGCTTGTGGGGAAAAAGCGCCCATGACTCACAGTCGCGGTTGACGGTGGTAAAACTTGCAGATCTATGTATTACAACTATAGTTGCGCTTCAGATCATCTCCTCAGCCTCTCGCCGCCGAATCCCTCGACCTCATCTGTCTCACGCCCTGATTCTTTCCTTCGACGCTTTCATTCTTGTCCCTCCACTCATGTCTGACCCGACCGGCCCATGTCGCTGTTGTCGCGCTCTATAATGACTGTCAGGACCTGCTCGTCTGAACCTTGCACTCACAACCGCTgcccattattttaaatgagaccTCGCTAAAGTCCACTTCGGTAACAAGCCTTCgtgtgctgaataaaaataaatgttctcgTTCGCCGGATGTCGCCTATAGGTTGAATGAGTGTTTTTTCACagtaattaatgtttatattaaataaccaTGAAATATATAgctaataaacacacatatttaataaaaaaacaaggtgTTCCTTATGTATAAAAAATAGTTATTCACACATGACCGTTTTAGCAGTTGTCGGATTGTGTGGAATGTTTCTGAAGCAAAAGCCTACCTGTGGTTGCGTAAAATGCGACAAATTGTCTTGTGGGGGTTTCAGTGTGTTTGACAGGACCTTTCAAATTTAATGAGAGTGACGACTTGCTTGGCCTAGAATCCAAACGTGTGCGTAGGCTGCTGGAGGACGGCAAACACGTCACTTCAAATTCAGCTGAGGATCCTCATTAACGACCCTTGTCTTGTAACTCATGATCCTATAGGTTACGCCCAGCGACAGGTAGGTCACGCGCTTGAGTCAAGGACATTATAGTCCATAGTGGAAAAGCTGGAACATGTAGTTTTGATCATGATTTTGTGATTATGTGGCAGTTTCCAGATgtctttttccttgtttttttttttcttttctttttttttttgagacatcaTTAGGTGCTCTGACATCCAAACAGTTGTCTTTTGTCCTCTGATTCTTTCGTCTATTTTAAGGCTCCATCCAAACAGGACAGTCAGGGGTGTGGCCTTCTCTGTTTCAACACGGTTTCCGTTTCTACAAGGAAAATGACACATGCCTTTTTATCTTTTCTGTTTCACCCTACAACTTCTGACAAAAAGAGAGGTATATATAATCCCACACAAGCATAGCCTGTATATATTCACACTGACACCTGACAATGCACAACAGAGTTCGGGGTTGAGCTATAACCTGAGAACTTGATAAAGCAATACATACAAAGAGGAACCATAGGCAACTTCTCAACAATTAAATACCAACCTAGAGTGTAAGACAGAAATATTGGACAAACACAAACCTCTTTGAGACATTGCATGGAAGATTTGCAAACCAGCTTGGAGTCATACAAGACTGATTGGATTTTTGACTCCAGACAAAGAACTTCACAGCAACACACAGCCAAGAGGAAGACCTGCTCCACAAAGGTaccataaatttaaatattaattttactatttaatgttataattGCAAATGataaaatctattatttaatgtaccaaaataattaaaaaatatttgcatttatattgatGTTCACAAAAATTGGTTAAAGAGGCCCTTTAGAATTTAATGAAAATcttatagttttaaatgtttttgaatattataGCTAACAGATAGAAAGCAGAAAATAAGTTTTACTGACATCAGCATTTTATGATAATTCAGCTGAactttgtcttgtatttttaaaactgtaaaatggcacagctatTTATATGCATCTTTTTAGTCTGTTCTAAAATACTATACTATGTAAGTGAGTGAAAGGGtgtgaataatttatatataagtttGAAATacacttctgattggctgatataTGAGTTTAATTTCAAAGTGGCCTGTAGTCAGAACTATCTTCTAGCAATAGTCAGCATTCCTCATATTTCTCATatccaaataaattacattcaataGCCTATACATTTTGAATGTTGCATGTGTATCTTCTCTACCTCTCCCAGCTGTACAGAAATATTTTACCAATATTATGTCTGTAGATGGTGGCTTTATTCTCGCCTCCTCGTCCTGCCCTGTTGTTCTTAGTCCTCATGAGTGTGACTCTGATGACTTCTGCATTTCCCCAGCCTCAACTTCGACCTCTGCAAAGGTATAACTGCTCATCATTGAttattatactgttatatattaGTAGTtgtattaatgttgttgttattcCTCATTTTAAACAGTGCCTTGTATCCCTTTGCTGAAAACTCATCAAACTTTGCATGCATGATGAGTCTGTAGTTAATTGCATTCTGTGTGGGATGGATGAGATGTGTGGTTACTTAGTACCTAGTCGTTAAATTTGcaatattcaaaacataaaaccCGCAACTCCATGGGAGCTAGAGACATAAAATTTCACATTGAAGTATTTCTCTCTCACAGAGAACAAATTCACTTTAAGTACCACAAGTTCTACCATGGaaaccttaatatatatatatatatatatatatatatatatatatatatatatatatatatatatatatatatatatattacattgtaaTGAATTTTCATTGTACCAATCAGAGGTATAAtttcatacactttttttttttttaacagtagctTTCTATTGCTCTCTAGACAAATTTCTGTCACTTCTCTTTCTCCTAAACAGTAACTTGCATGCTATTGGTCAAGAGGATTCCAAGGGTGAACAGTGGGAAGTGCTGTACCCCTCCATCTTACTCCGTGATTGGAGCATCCAGATGCTGACCGCCCCATATTTTGGTGCAGCTAAGGCTGGGGCAGAACAGATGGTGGGGGACGATTGGCTTCCGCTCAGCCAGTCACAGATGGAGGAGGAGCTGGTGAAGGGCTGGCCGGGCAACTGGCCTTCAAGGGTGGGTCACCAGCAGAAGAGAAACATAGTGGTAGCAGATGACGCTGCATTTAGAGAGAAGAGTAAGCTTTTGACAGCAATGGAAAGACAGAAATGGCTCAATTCCTATATGCAGAAACTCTTAGTAGTTAATTCTAAGTAAttataatgtttatgtatttgtatgtatatatataaaatacattgaaaaatattacattttatgttggAGAAAAACACATTTGATCATCACAGATAATGTATCCAAGTCAAAATGTTaattcaactaaaaataaaaattatgtcataatttaatcGTGTCATTTAAATCCTGTATGATTTCCTTTCCttcgtggaacacaaaaggagatatttagcacAATGCCCAAGCTGCTTTTCTCCAACAAGAAAGTAAATCAtatggttttggaatgacatgatggtaagTAAATGTTAAGAACTTTAATTTATCCCTTTTAAAAAACTCTTTTGacaccaacatttaaaaaatgtatgtagatAAAGacgttttctctttcttttagaTGATCTTTGAATAAGGAAAATGCATGATGTGTTTGGTCTCTTGACTTGAATAAACACCTGAAAACTATTTGTATGACTGTTTGTGTAACCATAAAATGTTTGAGTGACAGCTCTAAATGTTTCACTGACTGAGTGAGAGATTTGTTTCGTAAAACTTGTTTCGTTAAACATTTTGACATATTAAAAATTACTTCATAAGAGTAATTTCTTTGTGAACTGAATATCATAGTTTGTGTGGTGGCTGATGTGCATTAGATGATATCTGATGACACCATACATGCTTAAACGTAAGGCTTTCTGATAATGATGAGATATTAAATTATTGACACATTTTAGTATCATATTTAGTATCATTTAAAAGTCCTAACAGGTGAGGCATTAGGAAACACATTGGTAACAGGTTGCTAACATGTTTGATAGCAGTAGATTACATTATCTAgatgaatagatttttttagaTGCTGTAAAGGTGTACAATGAAGTGAACCAAGCTGGTAAATTGAGCTGTGCGTCAGAGGAGATAGGACCTCACATGATGATATTAGTAATTTATCACCAAGCCAAATTATGATGTGCTTAAAATGGAATTTTTAATGTTCTGACAGCAGAAAATGAAATAGGGCCATGGTTAAATACACCCTCATGACCTCATTAGCCTCGAGCTAGCAGGCGATTAATCAGCTGATTGGAGAGGCTTGAAGGAAATCTCTGACGGCAGAGACTGTGACAACTGAATCGCTGCTTTGTGTCATTGGTTGGAGTTTTTCAATGGCTTTACAAAGGTCAGGTCTTGCGCCAAGAGGAGTTGTTAAAAACTCTTCTCATGAATCCTGTGTGGGTGGTTATGTATTCAGCCTCCAAGAAGTAATTTATAGGTCGTTTGTTGGGGATAATACATTTTAGCAGAAAGTGATTGACTCACACAGTTCAACATTTATCTCCAGGTGTCAAAAGTGTCTACGTGTCAGTTTAGAATTGCAGAGGAACAATTCATGGCTCTTATGGAATGTACTGGCATCTCTGTTGGGACTGAGAATTGTGGTATAGGAAATCTTTCTGCTGCTCAGGCCTCATGGTGGGGAAACCTATAGAAACTCTATGATGGTGAGATGGATGAGAGGGCTGAGGATCACAGGAACTGTAATTTATCACTCCCTACAGCTGGCCTACATGGCATCCAGAGCCAATCAGCAGTAGCCAAATTGCTTTCTGCACCCCATTCTCACCAAGTGGAACTGCGTCTCAAAGCTCATCACCCAGTCCTGCCGTTTCTCCACAGTTCTGGCACAAGTGTTGTCTGGTGTGGGAGTGTGTGTTAAATGACTTTGATTACCTTTGATTAGTTCAGTGTTAGCTGGATCTGCATTTGCTGCTTTAAAAGGCATATTTAGGTTGTTAATATCCAACACACCACAGTTGGaagattatggagtttttattacattttgcaacatttaaaatgtcacagctaaaagaaaataataataataataataataataataataaaattgtctcCTTAAAAATGACTGGattgtatattagtatattattaccATCCAATATCATCGTTTTTTAATGAactttctttcattctctcttcCATTCTCTCTATACCCACATACAAAGCTCATAAAGACTGGAAATTAATTTTGGCAAATTAAAAGTTTCTGGTTCCCATTTTAATTTCCAGGAAAAGAATCCTGTGAGAGTTGTTTCACTTTAAAACATGCTCAcatcttaacacacacacacacacccacacacaaaaactcaTTTTCATCTTCAAATAACATAAAgcttaaaaacataatttgaagTTCACTTGAAGTTCACCTCTTGCTTCATATCTTTTTACAGATTATGGTAGGAGGAGTGGACTTAACTACTGACCTTGATATGCTTTGTTTGTTTCGCTTTTGCTTTTTAGCAAGCCTTGATGGGAATTCCTCACATTTTATGCACTGATTTTGGGGGGAAAATCTTCAGAATtgtatgaaatgcatttaaacatggTCATTTGAGAATACTGGACTCTCATTTGTAGGTGAAAGCATATTCATTCTAGCtagactatttatttaattaattaatgggttggatgaagtgttgttgttttttgatgatgttttgtggttttttgtaGAGAGCAAGGTGAGCCACCATAACACAGATGTCTGTAAAAAACAATCCCTATCTAACATCACAAAACAGCTGCTAGAAATTACAAAATCCGGTTAAAATCAAGATTTTGTGAGCCATCATTTGTGCATCTGAGCATCAGTGGCCTTTGAACACTCAGCCTAGATGAGTAGGActttaaaaattctttaaaatagtaATCTTAGGGCTGAACTCCTGGCTCAGTAGTAAAAGGACCAGAAGAAGGATACTTCAACGTGTCCTGGTCTGAACTTACTAAGGTTTTCTTCTTTCCCACTTAACACTAATGTCTTGATGTTTTTGTCAGTTCTGGTCACGTGTCAATGACCTCACGGGCCGGTGAGTGCTCTTCTGGGAGGGTGGTTGTGGCGTTTGATAGAGTTTGATTGTGTGGCACAGAGTTCTGCTGTATCTCCATGGCAATCCCAGCTGGATCTTGTGGGGGGAACTCTTTAACTTGTCGCCGGTACTCCAGGAAGGTGCAGGCTTTAGTGGCAATGGCAACAACGTTCTTTCCAATGAAGATGGTCGAGACTCTGCTGTCTTGGAACAGCACCATGTTGACACCTCGAATGAGGATAGTGACAATGTTGATGGTCGCCAAGCTGAGGATCGGGTAGAGCATCATCTTCTGTGGCGACACATGCTCGCCCTGTACACTGATCTCACTCAGAGAAACGCAAGGCAGGATGAGCAACAGGATGTAGCAGTAGAAAAACATCAGACCCTCGGCCCAGATGGGCAGACCTGTCCTTTGTGGCT
The sequence above is drawn from the Cyprinus carpio isolate SPL01 chromosome A17, ASM1834038v1, whole genome shotgun sequence genome and encodes:
- the LOC122148180 gene encoding tuberoinfundibular peptide of 39 residues-like, with product MEDLQTSLESYKTDWIFDSRQRTSQQHTAKRKTCSTKMVALFSPPRPALLFLVLMSVTLMTSAFPQPQLRPLQSNLHAIGQEDSKGEQWEVLYPSILLRDWSIQMLTAPYFGAAKAGAEQMVGDDWLPLSQSQMEEELVKGWPGNWPSRVGHQQKRNIVVADDAAFREKSKLLTAMERQKWLNSYMQKLLVVNSK